Genomic DNA from Oncorhynchus masou masou isolate Uvic2021 unplaced genomic scaffold, UVic_Omas_1.1 unplaced_scaffold_9738, whole genome shotgun sequence:
GGCTCTGGTCAGCCACCACCAGGCTGGGTTCCCCTCTCAGCAGAGTGGGACACACCCAGTTCACCTTGTCCCCATGGCTGAAGCTGAGTTTAGGTCCTGACTTCAGGGCCTCCTCTGTGCCTGGTAACTGATCTACACTGCtgccctcctccacctcctccctctccttcttagTCTCATCTTTTGCCTGCTGGGGCTTGGCCTGGAGTTTGGCTTTAGCCCTGGCATTGTGTCTCCTGCGGTGGACTGGCGCTGCCTGTGGCTTGCCCTTATCCTCAACAGTAACTACCGGGTTCTGACTGAGGTCCCAGAGGGCCACTATGCCGTCGTTGCCCCCAGTAGCCAGCCAGTATGGGTGGGGTAAGAAGCTGAGGAAGTGGGCCTGTGAGGCTCCCTGGCTGTGGGCCTTGATGGCCCCCGTTGGGTCCAGTTTGGAGCCACTGCCGATCCGCATCAGGTGCACACGTCCGTCCTCGGCGGCGCAGGCCAAAGCGTTCCCGCAGGTCGCTACAGAGACGCAGTGGGCCAGAGGTGGGTTGAAGAGCTGACCAGCTTTGTGCTGATGggcctcctcttcctcagccACTTCCTGCAGGTTGAGGGTCCAGACAGGGCGTGTCTTCTGTAGGCTCCACAACATCACCTGCAAGACATTGAGGACAGAAGGGGTCAAGACATGCTTTCGTAGTCAAACAGGGTACTCTCAAGCATGCCTTTTCTTTCTCCGTCTCGAGTCATCTCACCTGCATGTCGAGCCCGGCTGAGACCAAGTTGTTGGGCCTGAGAGGGCGGAAAGCCACAGATGAGACGATGTTGGTGTGTCTGCGGAGCGTCCTGTTTACTTGACCCCCCGGCAACCCTAGCACCCTCACCACCCCTGAGTCATCAGCCACGGCCAGAGCTGAGCCTGTCTCATTCAGAGCCAGAGAGttgatctcctcctctcccgcacCCTGTAGCTCCTCTACCGCCCCCTTTAGGCTCCTAGGGTCCAATACGCTCACCGTCTCTCCGTGGGACACATACAACAGGCCTGGAGCCGCCGGCGAGAACACAGCGCTGGTCACATCATCCCCGCTGGGCAGACGGAGACGAGCTAACACCGTTCCCTCCTGGTTCCACACTGTTACCTCACCCTCCTCTGAGCCAGAGGCTAGGAGACCCTCCGGACCCCCAGAGGCCCCCACACACAGCACTGGGGTGGAGTGACCCTCACACCACTGCCTGCTGGCCATGATCACATTGGCATACCTGGGGTGAAGCAGAATATATACTACATATAAATAAATACTACATAAACTGGTATATTTTGCTAACAGTGACATGACCCTGTACATATctagctgtaaaaaaaaaatacactgCAGAACGTTTTGATACTTTTATTGTATCTATTACACCAGATAATGTAATTTAACCAAAGATTATTGGTATCTCTGACTGGGAGTTTGGGGACAGTAGGGTAAATTGAAACCAGACACATCACCTGAGACATGCGCAGACTAAAGGGAACACGTGCACGAGCTCGGCAAGTATGCATGCGCCTCGAAGGCAGCTTTAGCTGATAATCTGAACGCACTACTGATACCAACGCTTTAAAACATTTAATGTATTATACTTTCCGTGGATTATATTGTCTCACATTCCTACCCCAAGAGGACCAACCAGCCGCCAACAGGTTAAGTACGTTCAAATatcattttattcaacattctggcttgaAGTTTAAGAGTTAACTTTCCTGATTCAAATGCTAATTTCTACCTGATGAACCCAACGTCGGTCTCCAGGCGACCGAATTAACTTTAACTCCCAGTAATGGATAACATCATTGTTAAA
This window encodes:
- the LOC135538504 gene encoding WD repeat-containing protein 53-like, translating into MASRQWCEGHSTPVLCVGASGGPEGLLASGSEEGEVTVWNQEGTVLARLRLPSGDDVTSAVFSPAAPGLLYVSHGETVSVLDPRSLKGAVEELQGAGEEEINSLALNETGSALAVADDSGVVRVLGLPGGQVNRTLRRHTNIVSSVAFRPLRPNNLVSAGLDMQVMLWSLQKTRPVWTLNLQEVAEEEEAHQHKAGQLFNPPLAHCVSVATCGNALACAAEDGRVHLMRIGSGSKLDPTGAIKAHSQGASQAHFLSFLPHPYWLATGGNDGIVALWDLSQNPVVTVEDKGKPQAAPVHRRRHNARAKAKLQAKPQQAKDETKKEREEVEEGSSVDQLPGTEEALKSGPKLSFSHGDKVNWVCPTLLRGEPSLVVADQ